A genomic window from Prunus persica cultivar Lovell chromosome G2, Prunus_persica_NCBIv2, whole genome shotgun sequence includes:
- the LOC18787422 gene encoding serine carboxypeptidase-like 40, which produces MTVKMQNKSCLLLFLVLILSCFIAQILGNKQSQALAQLYKSKLKEGAGIDTSQFKAILHDNGAKIHPQEGLKEKDRIDSLPGQPHVNFSQYGGYVTVDKEAGRALFYYFVEAEKAKDSSRLLLWLNGGPGCSSLGYGAMLELGPFRIHSDGKTLYRNRFSWNYAANVLFLESPAGVGFSYSNKTSDYDASGDRITAADNYVFLVNWLERFPEYKDREFYISGESYAGHYVPQLAHTILYHNKRANKTIINLKGIMIGNAVINDETDSRGMYDYLASHAVISDQTANKINKYCDFSPNATTQPKECTDATDAAAKDTYYIDIYNIYASSCVSSNVTAKPKKASIFEFDPCSEYYAYAYLNRPDVQQALHANVTKLTHDWEPCSDVITNWSDGASTVLPLLKEFLANDVRVWIFSGDIDARVPVTSTKYSIEKLNLPIKTEWHAWFLGGEVGGYTQVYGELTFATVRGAGHQVPSYQPARGLSLIKHFLDGTPLPDTTRYT; this is translated from the exons ATGACTGTCAAAATGCAAAACAAGTCTTGTTTACTTCTTTTCTTAGTTCTCATTCTTTCTTGCTTCATAGCTCAAATCCTTGGGAACAAGCAATCACAAGCACTTGCTCAGCTTTACAAGTCCAAGTTGAAGGAAGGTGCAGGCATCGACACAAGCCAATTCAAGGCAATTCTTCACGACAATGGAGCCAAAATTCATCCTCAGGAGGGGTTGAAGGAGAAGGACAGGATTGATAGCTTGCCTGGACAACCCCATGTGAATTTCTCTCAGTATGGTGGGTATGTTACAGTGGATAAAGAAGCAGGTCGTGCACTCTTTTACTATTTTGTTGAGGCGGAGAAGGCTAAGGATTCCTCACGTCTTCTTCTATGGCTCAATGGAG GACCTGGATGTTCTTCTCTTGGCTATGGAGCAATGCTAGAGCTTGGACCGTTCCGAATCCACAGCGATGGAAAAACACTTTACagaaacagattttcatggAACTATG ctgCTAATGTTTTGTTCCTCGAGTCCCCTGCCGGGGTGGGATTTTCTTACTCAAATAAAACATCTGATTATGATGCCAGCGGGGATAGAATAACAGCTGCAGATAATTATGTGTTTTTGGTGAATTGGTTGGAGAGATTTCCAGAATACAAGGACAGAGAGTTTTATATTTCTGGTGAAAGCTATGCAGGGCATTATGTACCTCAACTTGCGCATACTATTCTTTACCATAATAAGAGGGCTAACAAGACAATTATAAACCTCAAGGGCATAAtg ATTGGAAATGCAGTGATTAACGATGAAACTGATTCAAGAGGAATGTACGACTACTTAGCAAGCCACGCCGTCATTTCGGATCAAACTgcaaacaaaatcaacaaatatTGTGATTTTTCACCCAATGCCACAACGCAGCCTAAGGAGTGCACTGATGCCACTGATGCTGCCGCTAAGGATACCTATTACATTGACATTTACAATATCTATGCCTCCTCATGCGTTTCCTCCAACGTCActgcaaaacccaaaaaggcTTCA ATATTCGAATTCGACCCGTGCAGCGAGTACTATGCTTATGCTTATTTGAACCGGCCAGACGTTCAACAAGCTCTCCATGCCAATGTCACTAAACTCACACATGACTGGGAACCATGCAGTGATGTTATCACAAACTGGAGCGATGGTGCATCGACCGTACTGCCCCTTTTAAAAGAGTTCCTGGCTAATGATGTTCGAGTGTGGATTTTTAG TGGAGACATAGATGCAAGGGTACCAGTCACTTCAACAAAATATTCTATTGAAAAGCTGAATCTTCCAATAAAGACTGAATGGCATGCTTGGTTTCTTGGTGGAGAG GTTGGTGGTTACACACAAGTGTATGGAGAGCTAACATTTGCTACAGTGAGAGGGGCAGGGCACCAAGTGCCAAGCTATCAGCCTGCAAGAGGACTTTCCCTCATCAAGCACTTCCTTGATGGCACACCACTCCCTGATACTACAAGATATACctaa